The genomic segment ATCTACCAACAGTAGTTTACAATGTAAACCACGACATCTTAAAGGCAGAAGATACAGTTATTTCAGGTGCTTCATGTACTACTAACTGTTTAGCTCCAATGGCTAAAGTATTAAGTGATGATTTTGGATTAACAAAAGGTTTCATGACTACAATCCACTCATACACTAACGATCAAAATACTTTAGATGCTCCACACAGAAAAGGTGATTTAAGAAGAGCTAGAGCTGCTGCAGCTTCTATCATTCCTAACTCAACTGGTGCTGCTAAAGCAATCGGATTAGTTATTCCAGAATTAGCTGGAAAATTAGATGGTGGTGCTCAAAGAGTTCCAACAATCACTGGTTCATTAACTGAATTAGTTTGTACTTTATCTAAGAAAGTTACTGTAGATGAAGTTAACGCTGCTATGAAAGCTGCTGCAACTGAATCTTTCGGATACACTGAAGATGAAATAGTTTCTTGCGATATAATCGGAAGCAGCTTCGGTTCATTATTCGATGGTACTCAAACTAAGGTTATGGAAGTTAATGGAGAACAATTAGTTAAAGTAGCTGCTTGGTACGATAACGAAATGTCATACACTAACCAATTAATCAGAACTTTAGGATACTTCGCTAACTTAAAGTAATTTGAATTATATCTTAGAACATAAAGAGCGCAAATTTATGTTAAAGTAAATAAGTCTGGTTTTGTAGTATAAGGCTATAAAGCCAGACTATTTTAAAATGAAGGAATAATCAATAAAATAAATATCAGAGGTGAAAATAAATGAATTTCAATAAAAAAACAATTGAAGATATTGAAGTGAGTGGAAAAAAGGTACTAGTAAGATGTGACTTTAACGTACCACTTAAAGATGGAGTTATAACTGATGAAAACAGATTAGTAGGAGCTCTTCCAACTATTAAATATTTAGTAGAAAAAGGTGCAAAGGTTATTCTTTGTTCACATTTAGGAAAAGATGCTTCAAAATCATTAGCACCAGTAGCTACAAGATTAAGTGAAATGCTAGGAAAAGAAGTTGTTTTTGCTAGAGATGAAGAAGTTGTTGGCGAAAACGCTAAAAAAGCAGTTTCAGAAATGAAAGATGGAGACATCGTTTTATTAGAAAACACAAGATGCAGAAAAGAAGAAACTAAGAACATTCCAGAATTCTCTAAAGAATTAGCTTCATTAGCTGATGTATTTGTTAATGACGCATTTGGAACAGCTCATAGAGCTCACTGTTCAACTGTTGGTGTAACTGATTACTTAGATACAGCTGTATGTGGATACTTAATCCAAAAAGAATTAAAATTCTTAGGAAATGCAGTTGAAAGTCCAGTAAGACCATTCGTTGCTATCTTAGGTGGAGCTAAAGTTTCTGATAAAATCGCTGTTATAAACAATCTTTTAGATAAAGTTAACACAATTATTATCGGTGGAGGAATGGCTTATACATTCTTAAAAGCTCAAGGATATGAAATCGGAACTTCATTAGTTGAAGAAGATAGACTTGAATATGCTAAAGAAATGGTTGCTAAGGCTGCTGAAAAAGGAGTTAAATTCTTATTACCAGTAGATCACAGAGTTGCTGCAGAATTCAAAGATGTAGAAGCTACAATTACTGAAGATCAAAATATTCCAGTAGGAAACATGGGATTAGATATCGGACCAAAGACAGAAGCTTTATATGCTGATGCAATTAAAGATGCTAAGACTGTAATCTGGAATGGACCAATGGGTGTATTTGAATTCGAAAACTATAATAAAGGAACAATTGCAGTAGCTAAGGCTATGGCTGATGCAGATGCTACTACTATAATTGGTGGTGGAGATTCAGCTGCTGCTGTTAATATTTTAGGATTTGGAGATAAGATGACTCACATCTCAACAGGTGGTGGAGCATCATTAGAATTCTTAGAAGGTAAAGTATTACCAGGAATCGCTGCATTAAACGACTAATTTTAAATAGTTAGTTTGGAATAAATAATATTTTCAAAAGAAAATTATAAATTTAGTTAGATTATAAAGTGAAACTTGATTTAGGTAGTGATTACCCCCAAATGAATTTAACTTGAACTTACCTACAAGAGTATAGACATATCTCTTATAATTAAGTAATAGATTTTTGAAAATGCTGGATTGTTAGGTAAGGTATTTAAATAATTAGGGAATATATATTGAAGAGAAGTGATAAGCTATTTTTTAGGAAGCAAATTCGACGGGATTTGATGAATCTAAGGCCAAGGATTCATTCTTAAATATCTAGTTTGTAATTTTTGTAGATATATAATAAGCTTAAGGAAATCTGATCACTTTCCTTAAGCTTATATAGATTCATAATATAATTAGATAATTTATAAGTTTCATTAATAAAAAATTATGAGGTGAGTAGAATGAGAAAAGCAATTATCGCAGGAAACTGGAAAATGAATAAAACTATTGATGAAGCAGTTAAAATGGTAGAAGAATTAAAGCCATTAGTTAAAGATGCTACATGTGATGTAGTTGTATGTCCTACATTTGTATGCTTAGATGCAGTTAAAAAGGCTGTAGCTGGTTCAAATATAAAGGTTGCTGCACAAAACATGCATTTTGAAGAAAGTGGAGCTTTCACAGGAGAAGTTGCTCCAGGAATGCTTGAAGCTATGGGAATAGATTATGTTGTTTTAGGTCATAGTGAAAGAAGAGAATACTTCAATGAAACTGATGAAGCACTAAACAAAAAAGTTAAGAAAGCTTTCGAACATAATATTACTCCAATCCTTTGTTGTGGAGAATCTTTAGAACAAAGAGAAAACGGAACTACTAACCAAGTTATTGAAGCTCAAATAAAAGCTGATATAGCTGGATTAACTAATGAACAAGTAGAAAAACTTGTTATTGCTTACGAACCAATCTGGGCAATTGGAACAGGAAAAACTGCTACTGATGAACAAGCAAATGAAACAATCAAAGCTATAAGAGCTATGGTTGCTGAAATGTATGGAGCAGAATCAGCTGAAAAAACAAGAATTCAATACGGTGGATCAGTTAAACCAAATACAATAAAAGCACAAATGGAAATGTCTGATATAGACGGAGCATTAGTTGGTGGAGCTAGTTTAGTTCCAGCTGATTTCGCTGCAATAGTTAATTATTAGTATTAAATTTTTTAAGCTGTCTTAGAATGACGAAAATCGCACTAAGACAGCTTTTTTTAAGTAAATAATAATTTGATATTAAAGTAATTCATAAAACATTTATATTATAATAACATAAATTTACTTTAAATGTTTATAAAGTTGCATTAAGTGTAAAAAAATAATATAATTTAAGATATTAATAGTATGTAAAACATAATAAATGATAATATTTAATATTATATATTTCTAACAAATAAGTTTATTTAGTTAACTTACAGATATTAATTTAATAAAGAAATCTAAGAATTTTATAGTATATTTTGTGAAAATATTTGGAGGGATAGGAAATGTCAAAAAAACCTGTTATGTTAATGATATTAGATGGTTTTGGGATTGCACCAAAATCAGAAGGAAATGCTGTAACTTTAGCGAAAAAGCCAAATTTAGATAAACTATTCGAAAAATACCCAACTTCACAATTACAAGCTAGTGGGTTAGCTGTTGGATTACCAGAAGGTCAAATGGGTAATTCAGAAGTTGGTCACTTAAATATCGGATCTGGTAGAATAGTATACCAAGAATTAACAAGAATTACAAAAGCAATAGCAGATGGAGATTTTTTTGAGAACGAATCATTAAAATTAGCTATGACTAATGCTAAAAAGACAGGATCGTCTTTACATTTAATGGGCTTATTATCAGATGGTGGAGTTCATTCACATATAGAACATTTAAGAGGTCTTTTAGAATTTGCTAAGAAAGAAGAAGTTCAAAATGTTTATGTTCATGCATTCATGGATGGAAGAGATGTTCCACCTTCATCAGGACAAGAATTCATTGAAAAAACTGAAAAGATGATGGCTGAAGTAGGCGTAGGTAAGATCGCAACTGTAAGTGGTAGATACTATGCAATGGATAGAGATAATAGATGGGAAAGAGTTGAACTTGCATATAATGCTTTAGTTTTAGGAAAAGGTGAAACTGCAAGTAGTGCAACTGAAGCTATAGAAAAATCATATCATGATAATAAAACTGATGAATTTGTATTGCCAACAGTTGTAACTGAAAATGGTAATCCAACTGCAAATATTAAAAATGGAGATTCAGTTATATTCTTTAACTTTAGACCAGATAGAGCAAGAGAAATAACTAGAGCTATTAATGATAAAGAATTTGCAGGATTCAAGAGAGAAACTCTAGATCTTACTTTTGTAACAATGACTCAATATGATAAGACTCTAGAAAGAGTAAATGTTGCATATACTCCTCAAACTTTAAGTAATACTCTTGGAGAATATGTAAGTAATAAGGGCTTAAATCAATTAAGAATAGCAGAAACTGAGAAATATGCTCACGTTACTTTCTTCTTTAACGGTGGAGTAGAGAAAGAAAATCCAGGTGAAGACAGAAAAGTTATACCTTCACCAAAGGTTGCAACTTATGATTTAAAACCAGAAATGAGTGCATATGAAGTAACAGATGAATTACTAGATAGATTAGATAGCGATAAGTATGATATGGTAATTCTAAACTTTGCTAATCCAGATATGGTAGGTCACACAGGAGTTGTTGAGGCTGCAGTTAAAGCAATCGAAGCAGTTGACGAATGTGTAGGAAAGATTGCAGATAAAATTTTAGAAAAGAATGGATGCTTATTTATCACTGCGGATCATGGTAATGCTGAAACTATGATAGATTTTTCAACTGGAAATCCATATACAGCGCATACTACACATGAAGTACCATTTATTTGGGTTGCAAATGATACTGAAGGTAAGAAATTAAGCAACGGAAAACTTGCAGATATTGCTCCAACAATGTTAGTTCAATTAGGACTTGAAGTTCCTACAGAAATGACTGGAGAAAATCTAATAGTAAATAAATAATTTTAATTAATAAAAAAACTGCTTGGAATAATTTAAATTGTTTCAGGCAGTTTTTTTTGTTTTATAAAATATACATTTTAAAAATTTATTCATTAAAATTTGATTCATCATCAAAAAGAGCGAATTTGGTAATAGGTTAAGTTATAAACTTTATTAATTAAAACTTATATAGAATAAGTATAACTTTATTCAGATAAGTTAAGAAAGATAAGATTTTAAAGAAGGATTTAATCAGAATTGCATAAAATAAGCGTAAAATTAATATATTAGTAAAAAAGATTTAGGATTGATAATATGAAAAAGAATTTTGCATACTCTGCTGATTTTGATGAATATACAGAAAAATTATTTAGAGAAGCTAAGTATCTAGGTGAAGGACACAATGGTGTGGTTTATGAGTTACCAAATAAAAAAGCCATCAAAATATTTTTGAGAAAAAAGGTATGTAATGATGAAGGCAGTATTCTTGCCAAAACTAATGGATCGAAATACTTTCCCTATATGTATAAGCGAGGAAAATTCTATGTGATAAGGGATTTAGTTGATGGAATAAGGCTTGATAAGCATATAAAGGAAAATGGGTTAAGTGAAAGATTAGTTAGAAACATATATGAATTATTATTAGAGTTCAAGAGACTTAAATTTAAGAAATTAGATATCAGATGTAAAGATGTTTATGTCTCAGAGGATGAAAAACTTATGATAATAGATCCTAAAAAGGCGTATAGTAGAAAGGTTGATTATCCAAGGCATTTAATGAAGGGATTATGTAAAGTTGGTGTGTTGGATGAATTTTTTGAATGTATAAAAAAAATAGATGCAAAGAAAGCCGCATCATGGGAATTGAAATTTAGAAGATATTGCGGGGCAAAAAACCTATCGATATTAGATGATGATTAAATATGTAAAGATATAGGAGAAGATAACTCAAAATGAATATTAAATGTAATTAGTTATAAGTAAAATACTTATAAACGTTATGGCATTAGTATCATTTTGAGTAAATCTCTTATGAAATTTATATAAAATATTATATCGGCTAATATGCTAAGAATAATTGTATAAATTAAACAAATAAATTATGTTATATAAGCTTGACTTTTGATCTTGTTTAATCGTATAAGTCAGTTTTATATTTACATAAAAAATAATATGAATATTCCTAAATTATTTTACCAATAATATTATGGTAAATCAAATAAAAAGCTTTTTATTTAGTAAATTATGTATTATAATTATATTGATAAGAATTCTCAATACAATTATAAAAATGAGGAGGTAATATTAAATGAAAGATTATTTAGAAATTGTAGATGTAGTTGCAAGACAAATTTTAGACTCAAGATGTTTCCCAACAGTAGAGGTAGAAATATATTTAGAAGATGGAACAATTGGAAGAGCAGCAGTGCCATCAGGAGCTTCAACAGGAATGTATGAAGCAGTAGAATTAAGAGATGGTGATAAAGATAAATTTTTAGGAAAAGGTGTTTTAAACGCAATTAGAAATGTAAATGAAATTATTGCAGAAGAATTAATTGGATGCAATGTGTTTGAACAAACTTACATTGATAAAATGCTAATTGAATTAGATGGAACAAACAATAAGAGTAAGCTTGGTGCTAATGCTATATTAGGAGTTTCATTAGCTGTTGCAAATGCAGCTGCAAATTCATTAGATATGCCTTTATATAGATATATCGGTGGAGTTAATTCAAAAGTATTGCCAGTCCCTATGATGAACATATTAAATGGTGGATCACATGCTGATAACTCTGTAGATTTACAAGAATTTATGATCATGCCAGCAGGAGCACCTACATTTAGTGAAGCGTTAAGAATGTGTGCTGAAGTTTATCACACATTAAAGAAAATTTTAAATGATAAAGGTTATTCAACAGGTATTGGTGATGAAGGCGGATTTGCACCAAACTTAAAATCAAATCAAGAAGCTCTTGATGTAATAATTGAAGCAATAGGAAAAGCTGGATATAAGGCTGGAGAAGAAATCTTTATAGCAATTGATGCTGCTTCATCAGAATATTATAAAGATGGTAAATACGTATTAGAACATGAAGGAAGAACATTAACATCAGCAGAGATGGTTGATTTCTTTGAAGATTGGGTTAATAAATATCCAATTATCTCAATTGAAGATGGTATGGCAGAAGAAGATTGGGAAGGTTGGAAGCTTATAACTGAAAGATTAGGAAAGAAAGTTCAATTAGTTGGTGATGATTTATTTGTTACTAATACAGAAAGACTTGAAAAAGGTATTGATCTTGGTGTAGCTAATTCAATTCTTATTAAGCTAAATCAAATAGGTACATTAACAGAGACATTAAATGCTATAGAAATGGCAAATAGAGCTGGATATACAGCAGTTGTTTCTCATAGATCAGGAGAAACAGAAGATACAACTATAGCTGATTTAGTTGTATCTGTAAATGCAGGTCAAATAAAGACTGGAGCACCAGCTAGATCAGAAAGAGTTGCTAAGTATAATCAATTGTTAAGAATTGAAGAAGAGTTAAATGATGTTGCTGAGTACAGAGGCAGAAAAGCTTTCTTTAATATAAAATAAATTATTATTAAAGATAATTTTTAAGTAAGAAGTAATTTTGCTTAAGGATAAATCATAATAAAGTTTATTAGGAAAAGTTATAGGAATATAGTTCTTATAACTTTTTTCTAAATTCTAAATAATTCGATCTTGGTGTAATTTTTATTACATAAGTTGTAATAAGTAAATAAATGTGATATTATTAAATGTATGTTATTGATCATTATAGGAGGTGTTACCTATGCAAAATATATTATTAATTTTTGAAGGAATATTAGGCTTAGCTACTATTATAACTGTTTATATGCAACCTAGTAAAGCTGATGCGTTAAGTGGTTTAATACAAGGGAGCACAAAAGATACATTCTTTGCAAAAAATAAGTCGAGAACTAAAGAAGTAATTCTTGTGAGATTAACAGTTATTTTTATGGCATTGTTTGCAATTAATACAATTTTATTAAATTTAATAAAATAATAACTATAAGCTACTTTACTTAGGTAGCTTTTTTTATTTTAAAATTTTAGTATGTCCATATAATTATAGAAACTTGTTATCATCATAAAATAATAAATTTAGTCAAATGGTTAATAAAGTGTTATATAAAACGCATTGACTAATTGCAACTATATGGAATATAATTAAATAAAAATAAATCATAGTAATTTAATAGGAATAATATGAATAAATATTAATATAATTATAAAAGATTAACGCTATGAAGGGAAAAAGTAAGTTAGTGGAAGTTTTTAGAGAGGAATTCTCAAAAGGCTGTGAGGAATTCTAAATTGAACCTAGTTGAATGCATCCTGGAGCACTAAGTTGAAACTAAAAGTATGCTTAGCAGGTGTGCCTGATATAGCACATAAAGATGTTGTTAAATAAAAATGCCTTTAAGCATTAAGAATAACAATCAGAGTGGAACCGCGGAAATTTTCTGCCTCTGTTTTTTTTGCAGAGGTAGTTTATTTTTTTAGGAGAAATTTATATGACAAATTTCTAGGGGAAATATATGATTTGTAAATAATTATATATAGATAATTTGTATATATCAAATTGTGGAGGGGATTATATGGATATTAATAGTAAAGAAATTGTGGAAAATAAAAAACTAGAGGAAATATTAAAGATGGTTGAAAAAATAAGATTTGGATCAATAACGTTAATAATACAGGATGGAGTAGTAATACAGGTGGACAAGAACGAAAAAATAAGAATGAGGTAGTATTTTAGAGTTAGCATCTAGAGGAGTATGATTATATATTACGAGGGTAAAGATTAATGAGAGCTTTAAGCATAATTAAGTCAAAAAGATGTTGACAAATTTGAGTTTAAGGAATATATTATATAAAAATATAGCAATCTTATATGAATAAGAGTATATGGAAAAGGATAATATTCAAAGAATCTGACTGGAAAACCAGAGGATGTACTTCTAGAGATAGAAGTATGTCCTCTTTTATTTTGCATTTAAGGCACAATCAAAAATAATAGTCAGTACGATTGCTTAAAGATTTTACTTAAACAACGATTTAAAGGAGGAGTATCAAGATTATGGGAACAATCAATTTAAAAGAATCTTCTATGACAATAAAAGGAGCATCAATATTAAATATAATTCCATTAATACCACAAAACGAGCTTTCTCATCTTGAAGCACCATCATGTATAATGCTTGACAAATTTAGAGGAGAAGCAGGTGGATATTTTGATGTATTTAGACACTGCAAACATTTTATAGCTGATGCATATGTAATTCCAGGTAAAAATCATGATATGCATGGTCAGTTATATGACAAAGAAGTTTTTGGAACATTCTCTCATGGATAGGAAATTAGTTAATTAATATAAATAGAAACAAGTATTAAAAAATTATTAAGGATTCATAATGATAATCGTGAAGGGAAATAAAATATAAATATTTTATTTATCATAAAACATAGTAAACAAATAAGAATTATATTAATAATATATAGTAATTTATATTTAGAAATAGCAGAAACCTTTATATATAAGAAATAAAGAATAGTGTAGAAAACTTTGCACTAGCGAAACATTAAGGAGGAGAGAAAAATGAAAATAGAGTCATTATTAGTTCATGGTGCAATTGATGGGGATGAGACAACAGGATCGGTGAATGTCCCAATCTATCAAACTTCCACATATAAGCAAGAACAGTTAGGTAAAAATAAAGGATATGAATATTCAAGGACTGGAAATCCCACGAGAGAAGCACTAGAGAAAACTATTGCTTTATTGGAAAGTGGAAGCGGGGGGCTTGCATTTAGCAGCGGGATGGCTGCTATTACGGCGGTGTTATCTTTATTTCACAGCGGTGACAAAGTGATAATTCCAAGTAATCTTTATGGAGGAACCTTCAGAGTAATTGATAAAGTATTTAAGAATTTTAATCTTCAATATGAAATAGTTGATTTTTCTAGATTAAATGATGTAAAAAGAATTCTAGAAAATGGAAAGGACAACACAAGTATAAAGGCTGTTTTTATTGAAACTCCAACAAATCCGCTAATGGATATAACTGATATAGAAGAGGTTAGCAAGCTTGCAAAGGAATACGGAGCACTTACTGTTGTAGACAATACATTTATGTCACCATATTTGCAAAGACCTTTAGAATTTGGAGCGGATATTGTTGTTCATAGTGCCACTAAATATTTAGGAGGCCATAGTAATGTGGTAGCTGGGTTAATAGCTGTGAATAGTGAAGAACTGTGGGATAAGTTGCATTTTATACAGAATTCAACTGGAGGAGTACTCGGTGCATTTGATTCATTTATATTGCTTCAAGGTATAAAAACATTAGGTGTTAGATTAGATAGACACAATGAAAATGCAGAGAAAATAGCACAATTTTTATCGCAAAGTGAATATATAACTAAAATATATTATCCCGGACTAAAAGATTCTAAGGGGTATGAAATTCACAAAAAACAAGCATCTGGCTTTGGGGGAGTATTGTCTTTTGTTATAAATGAAAAGATAGATTATAAAAAATTTCTAAGTTCTTTAAAACTTATAACTTTAGGAGAAAGCCTAGGTGGAGTGGAATCTTTAATATGTCACCCAGCCAGCATGACACATGCAGCAATTCCGTATACAATAAGGCAGGAGGTCGGAATTGTCGATAATCTAGTTAGGTTGTCAGTAGGCATAGAAAATATTGATGATTTGATTGATGATTTAAATAATGCATTTAAGGAGAGTTTAATATGAATTATGTAAGTGATGTAAAAGAACTTATTGGAAATACTCCGCTGATAAAACTCACACATATAAATGTTAAAAAAAATATTAATATATTTGCTAAACTTGAGTGTTTTAATCCTGGTGGCAGTGTAAAAGATAGAATTGGAGTATCAATGATTGAGGGGGCTGAGAGAAATGGAAGTTTAAAGAGGGGATATACCATAGTTGATGCAACGGCGGGGAATACTGGTCTTGGTATAGCTCTAGCGGCAATAAATAAAGGCTATAATATAATATTTGTAGTACCAACTAAATTTTCAATAGAAAAGCAAAAGCTAATGAAAGCTTTGGGGGCTAAAATCATTAATACTCCAGATGAAGAAGGGATGCTTGGAGCTATAAATAAAGCTAGCGAGTTGTTAAAAGAGATTCCTGATAGCACTAGTCTAGGTCAATTTGAAAATGAAGATAATCCTTTGGCTCATTATAAAACAACAGGGCCTGAAATATATAAAGCTTTAGACGGTAATATAAATTATTTCGTGGCAGGTGCTGGAAGTGGGGGCACATTTACTGGTATCATAAAATATCTAAAGGAAAAGAATAAGAACATTAAAGGAGTGCTTGCAGATCCAGAAGGATCAACAATGGTCGGTGGAGAGCATAAGAGTTACAAAATAGAAGGCATCGGAAATGATTTTGTTCCCAAAACAATGGACATATCTTTAGTTGATAAAGTTATAAAAGTTAGCGATGATGAGGCTTTTAAGAATGTGAAGTTATTGGCTAAAAAGGAAGGTTTAATAGTTGGATCATCATCTGGAGCAATACTTTCAGCAGCATTAAAGCTTACTGGTGAGATTGATAGTGGAAATATAGTTGTTGTTTTCCCTGATAGGGGAGATAGGTATCTAAGTACAACATTGTTTGATGACTAGTTGATATAAATAAATTAGAAAGTTAAGAATATAAAATATATAAAGACAAAATTTTGATTTCAAATTTTTTATAGTATAGGATTTTATTATGATACCTTTATTAACGAAGTTGACTAGAAAACTAGAGACTGAGTTTCTTGATTATGCATTATTTATTACATGAGAAACTCAGTTTTATTGCTTGTTAAATAAATTTTTGGCAGGCATAAAATATATGGAGTATAATATTGTAATAATATTTTTTGAAACATATAGATCCTTAAAATTAAAATATTTTAGTCATTTACAGATATCCTTTTGATAAAAGAGGATATCTATTTTTGTTAAATAATTCTTAAATGTATATATTTTAATTGATTTTTTTAATTGATAACTTTATTTGAGTATTTGTAGTAACAGAATTTTAAATAAAATTTATCATTGCATCATATATAAATAGCTCAAATACTACTATTTTTTTATTAACTAAACTATAGTATATAAATAAATTAGAATATATATGTCAATACTAATATTAAAATAAGATAAAATCTATATTGTACAAGGTTATTGTGGTAGTATATAGGTATATAGGAATAAAATATAGTAATAGTATAATGGAGGAAGAAATTATGGGAATAAAACAAACATTAGCAAGTTTTATGAAAGAACCTGCATATAGGCCAATGGACATTGAAGAGTTAATTGCTGTATTTGATATAAAGAAAAATGAATATAATGCGTTTAAAAAGACTTTAAGAACTATGGAAGATGAAGGATTTATTATAAGAACTAAAAAAGACAAGTATATGATAGCTAACGCGAATCATGAAGAAGAAGGTCTTATTATAGGATCGCTTCAATCACATTCAAAAGGTTTTGGATTTTTAATTCCAGAAGAAGAGGGACAAAAAGACGTATTTATACCAAGCAATTGTATAAATGGAGCTATGAATGGTGATAAAATATCTGTTAGAGTAACAAGAGAAGATACAAAGACCAAGAAAAGAGAAGGAGAAGTAGTCGAAATTATTGAAAGAAACACTACTAGAATAGTAGGTGTATATGAAGATTCTAAGAATTTTGGTTTTGTAGTTTCTGAGGATCCAAGAATATCTAAAGATGTATTCATCTCAAAGAAGGATAGGAATGGTGCCAAGGATGGAGATGTTGTTACAGTTAAGATAACAAAATGGCCTGAGGAAAATAGAAAGGCTGAAGGAGTTGTAACAGAGGTTTTAGGAAGAAAAGGTGACAGAGGAATAGATATTCTAATGATAATTAAAAAACTTGGACTTCCAGAAGAATTTAGTGAAAAAGTTCAAAAATATGCGGAAGGTATTTCTGAGGAAATTGATGAAGAAGAATATAAAGGCAGAAGAGATTTAAGAGATTTGAGAATGGTCACAATAGATGGTGAAGATGCTAAGGACTTAGATGATGCTGTA from the Clostridium beijerinckii genome contains:
- the gap gene encoding type I glyceraldehyde-3-phosphate dehydrogenase: MVNVAINGFGRIGRLALRLMINNPEFNVVAINDLTDAKMLAHLFKYDSAQGRFDGEIEVKEGAFVVNGKEIKVTADAKPENLPWGELNVDIVLECTGFFASKKSASAHIAAGAKKVVISAPAGNDLPTVVYNVNHDILKAEDTVISGASCTTNCLAPMAKVLSDDFGLTKGFMTTIHSYTNDQNTLDAPHRKGDLRRARAAAASIIPNSTGAAKAIGLVIPELAGKLDGGAQRVPTITGSLTELVCTLSKKVTVDEVNAAMKAAATESFGYTEDEIVSCDIIGSSFGSLFDGTQTKVMEVNGEQLVKVAAWYDNEMSYTNQLIRTLGYFANLK
- a CDS encoding phosphoglycerate kinase — its product is MNFNKKTIEDIEVSGKKVLVRCDFNVPLKDGVITDENRLVGALPTIKYLVEKGAKVILCSHLGKDASKSLAPVATRLSEMLGKEVVFARDEEVVGENAKKAVSEMKDGDIVLLENTRCRKEETKNIPEFSKELASLADVFVNDAFGTAHRAHCSTVGVTDYLDTAVCGYLIQKELKFLGNAVESPVRPFVAILGGAKVSDKIAVINNLLDKVNTIIIGGGMAYTFLKAQGYEIGTSLVEEDRLEYAKEMVAKAAEKGVKFLLPVDHRVAAEFKDVEATITEDQNIPVGNMGLDIGPKTEALYADAIKDAKTVIWNGPMGVFEFENYNKGTIAVAKAMADADATTIIGGGDSAAAVNILGFGDKMTHISTGGGASLEFLEGKVLPGIAALND
- the tpiA gene encoding triose-phosphate isomerase, which codes for MRKAIIAGNWKMNKTIDEAVKMVEELKPLVKDATCDVVVCPTFVCLDAVKKAVAGSNIKVAAQNMHFEESGAFTGEVAPGMLEAMGIDYVVLGHSERREYFNETDEALNKKVKKAFEHNITPILCCGESLEQRENGTTNQVIEAQIKADIAGLTNEQVEKLVIAYEPIWAIGTGKTATDEQANETIKAIRAMVAEMYGAESAEKTRIQYGGSVKPNTIKAQMEMSDIDGALVGGASLVPADFAAIVNY
- the gpmI gene encoding 2,3-bisphosphoglycerate-independent phosphoglycerate mutase, giving the protein MSKKPVMLMILDGFGIAPKSEGNAVTLAKKPNLDKLFEKYPTSQLQASGLAVGLPEGQMGNSEVGHLNIGSGRIVYQELTRITKAIADGDFFENESLKLAMTNAKKTGSSLHLMGLLSDGGVHSHIEHLRGLLEFAKKEEVQNVYVHAFMDGRDVPPSSGQEFIEKTEKMMAEVGVGKIATVSGRYYAMDRDNRWERVELAYNALVLGKGETASSATEAIEKSYHDNKTDEFVLPTVVTENGNPTANIKNGDSVIFFNFRPDRAREITRAINDKEFAGFKRETLDLTFVTMTQYDKTLERVNVAYTPQTLSNTLGEYVSNKGLNQLRIAETEKYAHVTFFFNGGVEKENPGEDRKVIPSPKVATYDLKPEMSAYEVTDELLDRLDSDKYDMVILNFANPDMVGHTGVVEAAVKAIEAVDECVGKIADKILEKNGCLFITADHGNAETMIDFSTGNPYTAHTTHEVPFIWVANDTEGKKLSNGKLADIAPTMLVQLGLEVPTEMTGENLIVNK
- a CDS encoding protein kinase — protein: MKKNFAYSADFDEYTEKLFREAKYLGEGHNGVVYELPNKKAIKIFLRKKVCNDEGSILAKTNGSKYFPYMYKRGKFYVIRDLVDGIRLDKHIKENGLSERLVRNIYELLLEFKRLKFKKLDIRCKDVYVSEDEKLMIIDPKKAYSRKVDYPRHLMKGLCKVGVLDEFFECIKKIDAKKAASWELKFRRYCGAKNLSILDDD
- the eno gene encoding phosphopyruvate hydratase — protein: MKDYLEIVDVVARQILDSRCFPTVEVEIYLEDGTIGRAAVPSGASTGMYEAVELRDGDKDKFLGKGVLNAIRNVNEIIAEELIGCNVFEQTYIDKMLIELDGTNNKSKLGANAILGVSLAVANAAANSLDMPLYRYIGGVNSKVLPVPMMNILNGGSHADNSVDLQEFMIMPAGAPTFSEALRMCAEVYHTLKKILNDKGYSTGIGDEGGFAPNLKSNQEALDVIIEAIGKAGYKAGEEIFIAIDAASSEYYKDGKYVLEHEGRTLTSAEMVDFFEDWVNKYPIISIEDGMAEEDWEGWKLITERLGKKVQLVGDDLFVTNTERLEKGIDLGVANSILIKLNQIGTLTETLNAIEMANRAGYTAVVSHRSGETEDTTIADLVVSVNAGQIKTGAPARSERVAKYNQLLRIEEELNDVAEYRGRKAFFNIK
- the secG gene encoding preprotein translocase subunit SecG, which codes for MQNILLIFEGILGLATIITVYMQPSKADALSGLIQGSTKDTFFAKNKSRTKEVILVRLTVIFMALFAINTILLNLIK
- a CDS encoding YezD family protein gives rise to the protein MDINSKEIVENKKLEEILKMVEKIRFGSITLIIQDGVVIQVDKNEKIRMR